Proteins encoded together in one Candidatus Sulfotelmatobacter sp. window:
- a CDS encoding NADH-quinone oxidoreductase subunit B family protein: MGWLQNKFEKNFMISTVDYVFNWARKSAVWPMTFGLACCAIEMIASSTSRFDIARFGSEVFRPSPRQSDLMIVAGTVTLKMAPVVKRIYDQMPDPKWVISMGACSSVGGPFNTYAVLQGVDKIVPTDVYVTGCPPRPENLFYALLKLQDKIDTMTLARKPTEVRLDPNMVENFKRQVMIAQTLQPK, encoded by the coding sequence ATGGGCTGGCTGCAAAACAAGTTCGAAAAGAATTTCATGATCTCGACCGTGGACTACGTTTTCAACTGGGCGCGCAAGTCTGCCGTCTGGCCGATGACGTTTGGCCTGGCCTGCTGCGCCATCGAGATGATCGCCTCCTCCACGTCGCGCTTCGACATCGCGCGCTTCGGCTCGGAAGTCTTTCGTCCCAGCCCGCGCCAGAGCGATCTGATGATCGTCGCCGGCACGGTGACCCTGAAGATGGCGCCGGTGGTAAAGCGCATCTATGATCAGATGCCCGATCCGAAGTGGGTGATCTCCATGGGCGCATGCTCGTCGGTCGGCGGTCCGTTCAATACGTACGCCGTGTTGCAGGGCGTCGACAAAATAGTTCCGACCGATGTCTACGTCACCGGATGCCCACCACGCCCGGAAAATCTTTTCTACGCCCTGCTTAAGTTACAGGACAAAATCGACACCATGACGCTGGCCCGAAAGCCCACCGAAGTCCGCCTCGACCCCAACATGGTCGAAAACTTCAAGCGCCAGGTAATGATCGCGCAAACGCTGCAACCCAAATAA
- a CDS encoding Rieske (2Fe-2S) protein: protein MPTFIKLTTQSELPAADEAKEFPCGEKTICVANVNGTFSAMDNICLHRGGPLGEGTIERGKIVCPWHGWEWDPTTGQAEQDSKTRVAIYPLKIANGDVLIEI, encoded by the coding sequence ATGCCAACTTTCATCAAGCTCACCACGCAATCCGAACTACCCGCCGCCGATGAAGCCAAAGAATTCCCCTGCGGCGAAAAGACGATCTGCGTCGCCAACGTGAACGGCACTTTCAGCGCCATGGACAACATCTGCCTGCACCGCGGCGGTCCGCTCGGCGAAGGCACCATCGAGCGCGGCAAGATCGTCTGTCCCTGGCACGGCTGGGAATGGGACCCCACAACGGGCCAAGCCGAACAAGACTCGAAGACAAGAGTTGCGATTTACCCGCTGAAAATCGCAAACGGCGATGTGCTGATCGAAATCTAG
- a CDS encoding TetR/AcrR family transcriptional regulator — protein sequence MSPRTYQMGQRQAAVDQTKERILEAARKLLLAESFSEFTMEAVGRAADVSRLTVYYQFDSKAGLLEALYNYLARRGEMERLADVFRKSGDPLKMLSDFIVVFARFWASDREVIRRLHALGAIDAEIGQGLRARNERRRKGLMVIVERYCNRYPPLTSKELPVAIDTLYMLTSFETFDALSQDERSMEEVVDVIRKMAHLAIRFTPKFVGH from the coding sequence ATGAGCCCGAGGACTTACCAAATGGGGCAGCGCCAGGCTGCCGTCGACCAGACCAAGGAGCGGATTCTGGAAGCGGCGCGCAAGTTGCTGCTGGCGGAAAGCTTCTCAGAATTCACTATGGAGGCGGTGGGGCGCGCGGCCGACGTCTCGCGCCTTACGGTGTATTACCAGTTCGACTCCAAGGCGGGACTGCTCGAGGCTTTGTACAACTACCTTGCGCGGCGCGGAGAGATGGAACGACTCGCGGATGTCTTTCGGAAAAGTGGCGATCCGTTGAAAATGCTGAGCGATTTCATCGTGGTGTTCGCGCGCTTCTGGGCTTCAGATCGGGAAGTGATTCGGCGATTGCACGCGTTGGGCGCGATCGATGCCGAAATCGGGCAGGGACTCCGGGCGCGCAACGAACGCCGACGTAAGGGCCTGATGGTTATCGTCGAACGCTATTGCAACAGGTATCCTCCGCTGACTTCCAAAGAACTTCCCGTTGCGATTGACACGCTGTACATGCTGACCAGTTTCGAAACCTTCGACGCGCTCTCGCAAGACGAAAGATCCATGGAAGAGGTCGTCGATGTCATCCGCAAGATGGCTCATCTCGCGATCCGGTTCACGCCTAAGTTTGTGGGTCACTAG